A stretch of Paenibacillus mucilaginosus 3016 DNA encodes these proteins:
- a CDS encoding helix-turn-helix transcriptional regulator codes for MKIDRLLAITVLLLNRERISAKELADRFEVSTKTIYRDIDTLCQSGIPIAAHQGTSGGFEIMEQYTINRQFLSLKEIAALIAAVKGVTSAVDDGMLEQLLEKVKTLLRKSDRIDGASRGTGMVFDFNPWGQSAAARDKINKLRQAIENSLRVSIQYANRDGSESERVIEPYNLILKGYLWYVQAFCTSKKEFRVFRISRIQELRLLTEPFVLREAPPVDRYAWDSEWSKDKEQEMVLIFHSKVRYRVEDTYPPDFITILEDGRVQVKGKLIVDEWFYGNLLSYGDGVKVEQPVYAAVEIKRRAQNIMEQYANLDI; via the coding sequence ATGAAAATAGATCGCTTGTTAGCGATAACGGTTCTATTGCTCAATCGCGAACGAATCAGCGCTAAGGAGCTGGCGGATCGCTTTGAGGTTTCAACGAAGACGATCTATCGGGATATCGACACCTTATGCCAGTCGGGCATTCCCATTGCCGCACACCAGGGGACATCGGGCGGGTTTGAGATCATGGAGCAGTACACGATCAACCGCCAATTCCTCTCCCTGAAAGAGATCGCTGCTCTGATCGCTGCCGTCAAGGGGGTTACCTCTGCGGTAGATGACGGAATGCTGGAGCAGCTGCTCGAGAAGGTGAAGACCCTGCTTCGCAAATCGGATCGAATAGACGGAGCATCCAGAGGAACGGGGATGGTTTTTGATTTTAACCCTTGGGGCCAGAGTGCCGCCGCGCGGGACAAAATTAATAAGCTAAGGCAGGCTATTGAGAACTCCCTCCGGGTAAGCATTCAGTATGCCAACAGAGACGGGTCGGAGAGCGAGAGGGTCATTGAGCCGTACAATCTGATATTGAAAGGGTACTTATGGTATGTACAGGCGTTCTGTACGTCCAAAAAGGAGTTTCGTGTATTTCGGATTTCCCGGATCCAGGAGCTGCGGTTATTGACGGAACCCTTCGTACTTCGTGAGGCTCCACCGGTAGATCGATATGCGTGGGATTCGGAGTGGTCCAAAGACAAGGAGCAGGAGATGGTCCTTATTTTCCATTCAAAGGTGCGCTACCGGGTGGAAGATACGTATCCTCCGGACTTCATCACGATTCTGGAGGATGGCAGGGTGCAGGTAAAGGGCAAACTCATAGTGGATGAATGGTTCTATGGTAATCTTCTAAGCTATGGCGATGGGGTCAAGGTAGAGCAGCCCGTGTATGCGGCTGTCGAGATCAAGCGGAGGGCCCAAAACATTATGGAGCAGTACGCGAATCTGGACATATAG
- a CDS encoding pectinesterase family protein — protein sequence MRKTSRILLCLLLLLTYVPWAGTGQTEAASFPTGWSSIGFNGSNGTSTYDASAGIFTITDSTGTGVPNQVEEQFQYAYTPVTGDFTLMAKLTSYPYVSGAMAGIMARTGLEKGSSFFFGNYYGTGSQYQPYVSSRLTSDPAKAPSNSGYKDASNTNVLYDFESAPKYMRVRKQGGGFYFDLGTVSGTTITWTQINGKTITDVKATTYVGLASAKAGSTAQFDSVTLLNAYTNSPTTDVSALTPALPVSAAIPAAPSGLKAESGNAQVQLTWGTVTDATYYSVKRSETSGGGYSTIAQLQSDAGAASASYTDSSVTNNTTYYYVVTAGNASGESSPSAEVQAAPFGQGLPAAPANVTSAPGDGQVTLSWTGVPGATAYEVKRSATSGGPYSSVASGVTGTSYTDTGLTNGTTYYYVVHAVNAAGAGPDSAETAGKPGSFLINDSFENSPLGALPSGYTTPYGSGVISAFSSTNNTSVINNSHLANSYGNTSAAVIDNATNVLWINDGAGRGGFNKAFAPVTADSKKGITAQLRFMQTARVGDSYVLELLDSNKKIAVSFNINSSPIAISNNTWYTVKYVADVSANTADLFVNGEYYGNVAFSTPVTDIASVNFRMAGSSTGHAYVDDVIAYTQEVTTPQSLTAEGANLRVELNWNAAGGADGYNVYRSTSKEGPYTLVAAGVPSNSYSDTTGGLINNSYFYYKVTAVNTSGESDPSNTAEAYPNDVPPPSAPVTGLHAVVRDGQLTMVWNPVEGATYYTLERSTTPAGPFVSLLVNGKPKIAAVSYLDMGLNAQTKYYYKLTAGNVGGLGQPVLLEGVSPAAPLQAPTLLSAEAARKGVELAWSSVPKAASYKVQRSEVNGGPYTTLASVTEKSYTDATAEAGRTYFYVVTAANDLQESRISNQLRVKHAALISGAPSKPAGLRAAANDGEVTLSWNPVAGAKTYNVKRADSPNGTYTTIAVTSTAAYQDKAVTNGTTYYYTVSAAKAKGEGPESDVIAALPAKVLTVDKQAAADGATVFNTIQSAVDAIPADNSVRTVISIAPGTYTEKLKVTRPYVSLVGAGMDVTTIVYGDYAGTSATTGKPGHTGNTFLSQTVEVNADYFTAANLTIENSSGPRSQVAQAVALSLKSDMAVFESVRLKGYQDTLYNGLNAKGQGRQYFHNSIIEGDVDFIFGEAPAVVMDNVKMVLVSHTGGGGHITAGAQKNVTDKGYLFLHSQVIDDASAQGAYDLGRPWKDYARVSFVNTLIDSKKFLPGGWVAACAGTCKTSYFSEYNSYGPGANASARTMATQLTGLEASVTIPSMFDGWDPSTPVYMPKVQYGPAISAAYASFDKSKANDLYVTVRNGSGYTLTSVKNGETVLDESAYKATGSGYVIRKSYLSGLPEGTAVLTFQYEGISVPLRISVVNTGSTEIGREVLAANDGWASYTTGTTGGSAANADNIFVVSNRSELVKAAAGNTPKIIYVQGTIDMNVDDNNNPVGREFYEDPAYDFEAYLKTYDPAVWGKNTPTGPLEDARAKSQANQGSRIKVTVGSNTTIVGLPGSNAKILGGSLNLDKVDNVIIRNIQFENTFDHFPQWDPTDGESGNWNSAYDSISVKGSTHVWIDHNVFSDAGGLDDPSHTYFGRKYQQHDGTVDITNASDLVTVSYNHFHDHDKTSLIGGSDEAAGDAGRLRVTLHHNYFQNTGQRVPRVRYGQVHVYNNYYEGSFQHPNNPYVYSLGVGYQSQIYAENNYFVNDAGTQPAALIQVSKGTQFTDVGSMLNGTAVEIAKSYGGLQAVSWKPTLVTSVDETKKVPAIVKARAGVLQSEASAE from the coding sequence ATGAGAAAAACCTCTCGCATTTTGCTTTGTCTGCTCCTGCTGTTGACCTACGTACCGTGGGCGGGCACAGGGCAGACCGAAGCGGCCAGTTTTCCAACCGGCTGGAGCAGCATCGGCTTTAACGGGTCCAATGGAACCAGCACGTATGATGCTTCGGCTGGGATTTTCACCATAACCGATTCGACCGGAACGGGGGTTCCGAATCAGGTGGAGGAGCAGTTCCAATACGCGTATACGCCGGTCACCGGTGATTTTACGCTGATGGCCAAGCTGACTTCGTACCCCTATGTCTCCGGAGCGATGGCAGGGATCATGGCACGGACCGGCCTGGAGAAGGGAAGCTCCTTTTTCTTCGGGAATTATTACGGTACGGGAAGCCAATATCAGCCTTATGTTTCCTCGAGATTAACCTCCGATCCGGCTAAAGCACCAAGCAACTCGGGATATAAGGATGCCTCGAATACCAACGTTCTTTATGACTTTGAAAGCGCACCCAAATACATGAGAGTCCGGAAGCAGGGCGGAGGGTTTTATTTCGACCTGGGGACGGTATCCGGAACCACCATCACATGGACGCAGATCAACGGCAAGACGATTACCGATGTCAAAGCGACTACGTATGTGGGACTGGCCTCTGCCAAGGCGGGAAGCACAGCTCAATTTGACAGCGTCACGCTGCTTAACGCTTACACGAACTCGCCGACAACGGATGTGTCGGCCCTGACGCCGGCACTGCCTGTAAGTGCAGCCATTCCGGCCGCACCAAGCGGCTTGAAGGCGGAGAGCGGTAACGCGCAGGTGCAGCTGACCTGGGGCACTGTGACCGACGCCACGTATTACAGCGTCAAGCGCAGCGAGACCTCCGGCGGCGGATACAGCACGATTGCACAGCTGCAATCAGATGCGGGTGCCGCGAGTGCGAGCTATACCGACAGCAGCGTAACCAACAACACGACATACTATTATGTCGTAACGGCAGGGAATGCTTCTGGCGAGAGCAGTCCATCCGCGGAAGTGCAGGCAGCTCCGTTCGGACAAGGCCTGCCGGCAGCACCGGCGAACGTGACGTCAGCACCTGGCGATGGCCAAGTGACACTGAGCTGGACCGGCGTGCCGGGAGCGACGGCTTATGAAGTAAAGCGAAGCGCCACCTCAGGCGGCCCTTACTCGTCCGTCGCCTCAGGTGTGACCGGCACAAGCTACACGGACACGGGACTGACCAACGGCACGACTTATTACTACGTGGTTCACGCGGTGAATGCTGCGGGGGCAGGTCCGGATTCTGCGGAAACCGCGGGCAAGCCGGGCAGCTTCCTCATCAACGATTCGTTCGAGAACAGCCCGCTCGGAGCCCTTCCGTCAGGATACACGACGCCATATGGCAGCGGGGTGATCAGCGCCTTCTCGAGCACCAACAATACAAGCGTCATCAACAACAGCCATCTGGCCAACAGCTACGGCAACACTTCAGCAGCCGTGATAGACAACGCTACGAATGTGCTGTGGATCAATGACGGAGCGGGAAGAGGCGGCTTCAACAAGGCCTTCGCTCCGGTAACCGCGGACAGCAAGAAGGGCATCACTGCGCAGCTGCGGTTCATGCAAACGGCACGGGTAGGGGATTCCTACGTGCTGGAGCTGCTCGACAGCAATAAGAAGATCGCCGTTTCCTTTAACATTAACTCTTCGCCCATTGCCATCTCCAATAACACCTGGTATACGGTGAAGTATGTCGCCGATGTCAGCGCGAATACCGCGGATCTCTTCGTGAACGGCGAGTACTACGGCAATGTCGCCTTCTCGACGCCGGTAACCGATATCGCCTCGGTGAACTTCCGGATGGCCGGCTCCTCTACGGGCCATGCGTACGTGGACGATGTGATCGCCTATACGCAGGAAGTGACGACGCCGCAAAGCCTGACAGCCGAAGGTGCGAATCTGCGGGTCGAGCTGAACTGGAATGCGGCGGGCGGTGCAGACGGGTATAACGTCTACCGCAGCACATCGAAGGAGGGCCCTTATACCTTGGTGGCCGCGGGCGTGCCTTCGAACAGCTATTCGGATACGACTGGGGGCCTGATCAACAACTCGTATTTTTACTATAAAGTGACGGCCGTCAACACCAGCGGAGAAAGCGATCCGTCCAATACGGCGGAAGCCTACCCGAACGACGTACCGCCGCCATCCGCACCGGTGACCGGACTGCATGCCGTCGTAAGAGACGGCCAGCTCACCATGGTCTGGAACCCTGTGGAGGGCGCCACTTACTACACACTGGAGCGAAGCACGACCCCGGCGGGACCGTTCGTCTCCCTGCTGGTGAACGGCAAGCCGAAGATCGCAGCTGTTTCTTACCTCGATATGGGCTTGAATGCCCAGACGAAGTACTACTATAAGCTGACAGCAGGTAATGTCGGCGGATTGGGCCAGCCGGTACTGCTTGAAGGCGTATCTCCGGCAGCTCCTCTGCAGGCTCCAACGCTGCTCAGTGCCGAAGCGGCCCGTAAAGGGGTTGAACTCGCCTGGTCGTCCGTCCCGAAGGCAGCTTCTTACAAAGTACAGAGAAGTGAAGTGAACGGCGGGCCTTATACGACGCTGGCCTCGGTAACTGAGAAAAGCTATACCGATGCGACGGCTGAAGCCGGCAGAACTTACTTCTACGTGGTGACTGCGGCCAATGATCTGCAGGAGAGCCGGATCTCCAACCAGCTGCGTGTGAAGCATGCCGCCCTGATTTCAGGGGCACCGTCGAAGCCGGCCGGACTGAGGGCCGCGGCCAATGATGGGGAAGTGACGCTGAGCTGGAATCCGGTAGCCGGAGCCAAGACATATAACGTGAAGAGGGCGGACAGCCCGAACGGAACCTATACGACGATTGCTGTCACCAGCACAGCAGCCTATCAGGATAAGGCAGTAACCAACGGCACGACGTATTATTACACGGTCTCCGCGGCGAAGGCCAAGGGGGAAGGACCGGAGAGTGACGTGATTGCTGCGCTGCCGGCCAAGGTACTGACCGTGGACAAGCAGGCGGCGGCTGACGGAGCCACCGTATTCAACACCATTCAAAGCGCCGTCGATGCCATTCCGGCCGATAACAGCGTGAGAACGGTCATCTCGATCGCGCCGGGAACCTATACCGAGAAGCTGAAGGTCACGCGGCCTTATGTCAGCCTGGTCGGTGCGGGCATGGATGTGACGACGATCGTATACGGCGATTATGCCGGCACCTCCGCAACCACAGGCAAGCCGGGCCATACCGGCAACACGTTCCTGAGCCAGACGGTGGAAGTCAATGCAGATTATTTCACTGCGGCGAACCTGACCATCGAGAACAGCTCCGGTCCCCGCTCCCAGGTGGCACAGGCCGTTGCCCTGTCGCTGAAGAGCGATATGGCGGTCTTTGAATCCGTGAGACTGAAGGGCTACCAGGATACGCTGTACAACGGCCTGAACGCCAAGGGTCAGGGCCGACAGTATTTCCACAACAGCATCATTGAAGGCGACGTCGACTTTATTTTTGGTGAAGCCCCGGCGGTCGTGATGGATAATGTCAAAATGGTGCTTGTCAGCCATACGGGCGGCGGCGGCCATATTACGGCGGGAGCCCAGAAGAATGTAACGGACAAAGGGTATCTGTTCCTCCATTCGCAGGTCATTGACGACGCATCGGCGCAGGGTGCGTATGACCTCGGCCGTCCATGGAAGGACTATGCGAGGGTCAGCTTCGTCAATACGCTCATCGACTCGAAGAAGTTCCTTCCGGGCGGATGGGTTGCGGCGTGCGCAGGCACCTGCAAAACGAGCTACTTCTCCGAATACAACAGCTACGGCCCGGGCGCGAATGCAAGTGCAAGAACCATGGCCACACAGCTTACGGGTCTGGAAGCAAGCGTGACGATTCCGTCCATGTTCGACGGCTGGGATCCGTCCACACCGGTCTATATGCCGAAGGTGCAGTATGGACCAGCCATCTCGGCAGCGTACGCCAGCTTCGACAAGAGCAAAGCGAACGATCTCTATGTAACCGTACGCAATGGCAGCGGGTATACCCTGACGAGTGTGAAGAACGGCGAGACGGTGCTCGATGAGTCGGCTTATAAAGCGACGGGCAGCGGCTATGTCATCCGGAAGTCTTACCTCTCCGGTCTTCCGGAAGGGACGGCTGTGCTCACCTTCCAGTATGAAGGCATCTCCGTGCCGCTGCGAATCAGCGTAGTGAATACGGGCAGCACGGAGATCGGCCGGGAGGTACTGGCGGCCAATGACGGCTGGGCCTCTTATACAACAGGCACGACCGGCGGATCTGCAGCCAATGCGGACAATATCTTCGTAGTAAGCAATCGGAGCGAGCTTGTCAAAGCGGCAGCGGGCAATACGCCGAAGATCATTTACGTTCAAGGCACGATCGATATGAATGTGGATGATAACAACAATCCGGTGGGCCGCGAGTTCTATGAGGATCCGGCGTATGATTTCGAAGCATACCTGAAGACGTATGACCCGGCCGTATGGGGCAAGAACACCCCGACCGGTCCGCTTGAGGACGCGCGCGCCAAATCGCAGGCGAACCAAGGCAGCCGAATTAAGGTCACGGTCGGCTCGAACACTACAATTGTGGGTCTTCCGGGGTCGAACGCGAAGATTCTCGGGGGCAGCCTGAATCTGGACAAAGTGGACAACGTCATCATCCGCAACATCCAGTTCGAGAATACGTTCGATCACTTCCCGCAGTGGGACCCGACGGATGGAGAGTCCGGCAACTGGAACTCCGCTTATGACAGCATCTCGGTCAAAGGGTCCACGCACGTCTGGATCGACCACAACGTCTTCAGCGATGCCGGCGGTCTGGATGATCCAAGCCATACGTATTTCGGACGCAAGTATCAGCAGCATGACGGCACGGTGGATATCACGAACGCATCCGACCTGGTGACGGTATCGTACAACCACTTCCACGATCATGACAAAACATCGCTGATCGGCGGAAGCGATGAAGCGGCCGGCGATGCCGGCAGGCTGAGAGTGACGCTTCACCATAACTATTTCCAAAATACCGGACAGCGTGTTCCGCGCGTGCGTTATGGCCAAGTGCACGTATATAACAACTACTACGAAGGATCGTTCCAGCATCCGAATAATCCTTATGTCTATTCGCTCGGAGTAGGTTACCAGTCGCAGATCTATGCGGAGAACAACTACTTCGTCAATGATGCGGGTACCCAGCCTGCGGCGCTCATTCAGGTCAGCAAGGGCACCCAGTTCACGGACGTGGGATCGATGCTCAACGGCACGGCCGTAGAGATTGCGAAGAGCTACGGCGGACTGCAGGCTGTCAGCTGGAAGCCGACGCTGGTGACCTCTGTGGACGAGACGAAGAAAGTACCGGCGATCGTCAAGGCACGGGCGGGTGTGCTTCAGTCCGAAGCATCTGCTGAGTAA
- a CDS encoding EVE domain-containing protein: MLPEAMNGQSRYWIGVVSASHVRRGVEGGFAQLCHGKAGPLRRMRAGDWLIYYSPRTDMAKGESLQAFTAIGQVADDRVYEYRMTDSFVPFRRNIRYLPCREVKISSLLDELSFTQGKRNWGYTFRFGHVEIGREDFLKIAAAMLGDAGDRLVM; this comes from the coding sequence ATGCTACCAGAAGCCATGAACGGACAAAGCCGCTATTGGATTGGAGTTGTATCGGCTTCCCATGTGCGGCGTGGGGTAGAGGGGGGCTTCGCCCAGCTGTGCCACGGCAAGGCAGGGCCCTTGCGGCGGATGCGTGCCGGTGATTGGCTCATCTATTACTCTCCACGGACGGATATGGCGAAGGGGGAATCCCTTCAGGCCTTCACGGCGATTGGACAGGTTGCAGACGATAGGGTCTACGAATATCGTATGACAGACTCGTTCGTGCCGTTTCGCCGGAATATAAGGTATCTTCCATGCAGAGAAGTCAAGATCTCCAGCCTGCTGGATGAACTCAGCTTTACCCAAGGGAAGCGAAACTGGGGGTATACTTTCCGCTTTGGCCATGTGGAGATCGGGCGGGAGGACTTTCTGAAGATCGCGGCTGCGATGCTGGGCGATGCGGGAGACCGGCTTGTCATGTAA
- a CDS encoding TetR/AcrR family transcriptional regulator: MRKGQMTKEHIIRESAVLFNTKGYTGASLSDIMERCGMRKGGIYNHFENKDEIALAAFDYSFGQIQGLLSEALGSAATSKEKLLAIGQVYIDLIERSSLEGGCPLLNTAVESDDAHPLLKERARQAMTVFIRKLSSILIEGMENEEFNKELSPEEVSSYMIAVIEGGLMLSKLFDDSKYIRSCVRQLTQFIEDQVLSNPVTKS, translated from the coding sequence TTGCGCAAAGGCCAAATGACGAAAGAGCATATCATACGCGAATCGGCGGTTTTATTTAATACCAAGGGCTACACCGGAGCTTCCTTATCCGATATTATGGAGCGCTGCGGTATGCGCAAGGGCGGAATCTACAATCATTTTGAGAATAAAGACGAGATTGCTCTGGCCGCTTTCGATTATTCGTTTGGGCAGATCCAGGGGCTGCTGTCCGAAGCGCTGGGAAGCGCGGCGACCTCCAAAGAGAAGCTGCTTGCGATAGGCCAAGTGTATATCGATCTGATCGAACGCAGCTCCCTGGAGGGGGGCTGCCCCTTGCTGAATACCGCCGTGGAGAGCGATGACGCGCATCCGCTGCTGAAAGAACGGGCCCGGCAGGCCATGACGGTGTTTATCCGGAAGCTGTCCTCTATCCTTATCGAAGGCATGGAGAATGAAGAGTTCAACAAAGAACTGTCTCCGGAGGAAGTAAGCAGCTATATGATCGCGGTGATCGAGGGCGGCCTTATGCTGAGCAAGCTGTTTGACGACAGCAAGTATATCCGCAGCTGTGTCCGTCAGCTCACCCAATTTATCGAGGACCAGGTCCTGAGCAATCCCGTAACGAAGTCATGA
- a CDS encoding glycosyltransferase, whose protein sequence is MKANPRYSRSGQGVSVITCTNRASYIVNLFRNYLRQRHPKKELIIVVNHDRIPLSAYRKLAGRLRNIRIYRVPQHRSLGACLNYAVKKAQYRYIAKLDDDDYYAPYYLTDSLRAMTRTKADIVGKRAHYMYLRGSKTLILRFAQDEHRPVTRLPGATLFFKRDVWKRVPFPNRSIGEDDLFCVRSRKKGFKVYSAGKYNFVAVRRKNSANHTWIISDRTLLTHHRRVPHVRNYKRFVQRKPKAFRP, encoded by the coding sequence GTGAAAGCAAACCCTCGTTACTCTCGATCCGGGCAGGGCGTCTCCGTGATTACCTGCACGAATCGGGCAAGTTATATCGTGAACCTGTTCAGAAACTATCTGCGCCAGCGTCACCCGAAAAAGGAGCTTATCATCGTGGTCAATCACGATCGTATTCCTCTTTCGGCTTACCGGAAGCTGGCGGGCAGGCTGCGCAATATCCGGATCTACCGCGTGCCCCAGCACCGGTCTCTGGGTGCATGCCTCAACTACGCCGTGAAAAAAGCACAATACCGCTATATAGCCAAATTGGACGATGACGATTATTACGCCCCCTATTATTTGACGGACAGCCTCCGGGCCATGACTCGAACCAAGGCCGATATCGTCGGCAAACGGGCCCATTATATGTACCTGCGCGGGTCGAAGACACTCATTCTGCGGTTCGCCCAAGATGAACACCGACCCGTTACTCGGCTGCCAGGTGCCACGCTGTTCTTCAAACGGGACGTATGGAAAAGGGTGCCCTTTCCAAACCGAAGTATCGGCGAGGACGACCTGTTTTGTGTTAGAAGCAGGAAAAAAGGGTTCAAGGTGTATTCTGCCGGGAAATACAACTTTGTCGCCGTCCGCCGCAAAAACTCGGCCAACCACACATGGATCATCAGCGATAGAACACTGCTTACCCACCATAGAAGAGTGCCCCATGTCCGGAATTACAAACGGTTTGTACAGAGAAAGCCGAAGGCCTTCCGGCCATGA
- a CDS encoding GyrI-like domain-containing protein: MNTYTTEQPEIQLIGVSTRTTNAEEAGPNGRLPGLWEAFFKSGMASNPGVTNPHRIYALYTDYESDVNGAYTTLIGHETGGEAAQAGPSYEYAVIPAGKYRVFTSRRGPVFEVVPEAWGEIWAYYKESPEQRAYTGDYELYDSVNGNPDHMEVQIYIAIK; encoded by the coding sequence ATGAATACATATACGACGGAACAGCCGGAAATCCAATTGATTGGGGTAAGCACCCGAACAACCAATGCGGAGGAGGCAGGACCGAACGGACGTCTGCCGGGGCTTTGGGAAGCCTTTTTTAAGAGCGGTATGGCATCTAATCCGGGCGTCACCAACCCCCATCGGATCTACGCCTTGTACACGGATTATGAGAGCGATGTGAATGGAGCGTACACGACTCTAATCGGTCATGAAACCGGAGGCGAAGCAGCTCAGGCTGGTCCGAGTTATGAGTATGCGGTTATTCCGGCAGGGAAGTACAGAGTATTCACGTCGAGAAGGGGACCCGTGTTTGAAGTAGTGCCCGAAGCTTGGGGGGAGATCTGGGCCTATTATAAAGAATCACCGGAACAAAGAGCCTATACCGGAGATTATGAGCTTTACGATTCCGTAAACGGGAACCCCGATCATATGGAAGTGCAGATTTACATAGCCATTAAATAG
- a CDS encoding MBL fold metallo-hydrolase, which produces MPLTIQHIRNATSLITLNGKVILVDPMLSAAGELPPVPFTRSLRRNPITPLPVPLSAFEKIDAILLTHVHFDHFDQTAKNVLPKDIPLFCQPADRKQAESCGFRSVHPIEDAQEWCGINFKRIRGQHAKGIVSKLLGPVSGFILSTPGEGSLYIVGDCILTEEIRRTVEQYRPDVCLVNAPRAQMLLGSIITMTPQDIVKILELSPASRIVAVHMEAISHCTLTRKDLSRYLEAHHAAESVMIPEDGEFLYF; this is translated from the coding sequence ATGCCGCTTACAATCCAACATATCCGTAACGCCACGTCGCTGATCACCCTGAACGGGAAAGTGATTCTTGTCGACCCTATGCTGAGTGCTGCCGGGGAGCTTCCCCCTGTTCCTTTTACAAGAAGCTTACGACGCAATCCCATCACGCCTCTTCCCGTCCCTTTATCCGCTTTTGAGAAGATTGATGCCATTCTTCTGACGCATGTCCACTTTGACCACTTCGATCAAACGGCCAAGAACGTGCTGCCCAAGGATATCCCCCTGTTCTGCCAGCCAGCCGACCGCAAACAAGCGGAGTCCTGCGGCTTCCGCAGCGTTCACCCTATTGAAGATGCTCAGGAGTGGTGCGGAATCAACTTCAAGCGGATCCGCGGCCAGCATGCGAAGGGGATCGTGTCCAAGCTGCTCGGCCCCGTATCCGGGTTCATCCTCAGCACACCGGGCGAAGGCTCCCTGTACATCGTGGGGGACTGCATCCTGACGGAGGAGATCCGCCGGACTGTCGAACAGTACCGGCCTGACGTTTGTCTCGTCAATGCCCCCCGGGCCCAGATGCTGCTCGGATCCATTATCACCATGACCCCGCAGGATATCGTGAAGATCCTGGAGCTGTCCCCGGCCTCCCGCATTGTAGCCGTCCATATGGAAGCCATAAGTCATTGCACGTTAACGAGAAAAGATTTGTCCCGGTACCTCGAAGCCCATCATGCAGCCGAATCGGTAATGATTCCCGAAGACGGCGAATTCCTGTATTTCTGA